The nucleotide sequence CCAGTGCCACACCCGGGCCGAGCACATGCCTAGACTGGCCGACACCAGCTGGTCGCCGGCCCACAAGGCGGAGAGCCGTCCGCCGAAGCCGGGGGTGTCGAGCCGCCAGATGTCTTCGAGCATCGCGCGCGCCCACGGCATGGCCAGCACGTCGCGAGCACCGGTGCGCCGGTACTGCTGCGACTTCAGGCGCAGCACCGTGTCAAAGACGGCGCGGCTGCTGCTGTGCAGCTCGAAGCGCAGCGGTCCGACCGCGCGCGCCAGCTTGCACGCCCCGCGATCGAGCTCGCCTATACGCCGAACACCGGCCTGCAGCCGCCTGCGTTTGTACGCCTGGAAGCCTTGCGACAAGTCCAGCGCTGGCGAGGGCACGCGCCGCACCCCAGGGATTGCCGGCGCCTGCGCCGCGCACAGGTGGTCGAAGCGCCAGAACACCAGGCCGGCGGCGCGCAGCAACTCGCCCCAGTCCCAGCGCGTCCCCGGCGCGGCGATCACGCCATGGTGGTCGGAGAACGGCCGGCCCGCGGGCTCGCCCAGCCCGTAGGGGCCCAGCTGGAACGGGAAGAACCCCACAGCGGGTCCGGCGCCCTGCTCCATGACCAGGATGCGGATGTCAGGACGGACCGAGCCCACGGCGCGCGTGAACTCGGGGCAGAAGTAGGGGCTGGCCAGTGCCTGATTACTGAGTTGGAGGTCGCGCCAGCGGGCCTGGGCGGGCGCATCGAGTTCGTGGGGGCGGATGACTGATAGCTTCATCGGTTCACCACTCCATTGTGGTGCGCGCGTGGATGCATCAGACTACACGGCGCGCTCTCGGCAGAGCGCCGGCGGACGCGGTGGCGTCCTACAATTCCGACACGCTCCCCGGCCCGTCAGCTCCTTTCTTGATAGCTGCAGTCCCAGCGTTATCGAGCTTTGCCGGCGGATTTATTTCAAAAGATCGAAAGGGAAAACCATGAGCATCGCCGACAAGCTCAAACAGCTCAATATCACCCTGCCGCCGGTGGCCACGCCCGCCGCCGCCTACGTGCCCTTCGTGCGCACCGGCAACCTGGTCTTCATCAGCGGCCACATCGCCAGGAAGGACGGCAAGCCCTGGGTGGGCCAGCTGGGCAAGACCATGGGGACGGAAGAAGGCAAGGCCGCCGCGCGCGCCATCGCCGTCGACCTCATGGGCACGCTGGCCGCGGCGGTGGGCGACCTGGACAAGGTCAGGCGCATCGTCAAGCTGATGAGCCTGGTGAACTCCACGCCCGACTTCACCGAGCAGCACCTGGTCACCAACGGGGCCAGCGAGCTGTTCGGCCAGGTGTTCGGCGACAAGGGCGCGCATGCGCGCAGCGCCTTCGGCGTTGCGCAGATCCCGATGGGCGCCTGCGTCGAGATCGAGCTGATCGCCGAGGTCGGCTAGCCCCGCTTGTCGAACAGGTAGTGGGCCACGCCCCACTGCCGGCCACCCTCGAAGCCGAACAGCTCGGCGACGGCCATGTAGAACATGCGCCAGCGCTGGAACCAGCGCTCGGCCTGGTCTGCGCCATAGGCCCGGCGGAAGACGGCCAGGATGGCCTCGCGCTCGCGGTCCATGCCCGCCAGCCAGGCGTTGGCGGTGCGCTCGTAGTGCTGGCCGCCGATCCACCAGCGCTGGCGCAGGCACAGGTCCTCCTGGAAGTGCAGGAACAGGTCGCTGCTGGGCATGAGCCCGCCGGTGAAGAAGTGCCGGGCCATCCAGTCACTGGCGTCGCGCGACTCAAAGTGGTAGGCCAGCGTTGGATGCGCGAACACGTGCACCAGCATCTGCCCCTGCGGCGCCATCCACGAGGCCACGCGCTGGAACAGGTGGCGGTAGTTCTTCATGTGCTCGAACATCTCGACCGACACCACGCGGTCGAAGCCGGCGTGCACGCCGCGCAGCGGGAACTGCGCCTGGGCCACGTCGGCCGTGACGATGCGCAGGTTGGTCAGGCCCCGCTGCGCCGCGCGCGCCTCGATGAAGCCGCGCTGGCCGTGGGAGTTGGACAGCCCGACGATCTGCGAATAGGGAAAGCGCTCGGCCAGCCACAGCGACAGTGAGCCCCAGCCGCAGCCCAGGTCCAGGATGCGCTGGCCGTCGCCGAGGCCGGCGCGCTGCGCGTACAGCTCCAGCATCGCCTCCTCCGCCTCGGCCAGCGTCTCGCCGCCGGTGGCGAAGTAGGCCGACGAGTACTTGAGCCGCGGGCCCAGGTGCAGCCGGAAGAACTCGGAGGGCACCTCGTAGTGCTGGGCGTTGGCTGCCTGCGTGTCGCGCGCGATGGGGCTGGCCCGCAGCTCCTCCACCAGCCGCGTGAAGCGGGCGCTGCGGGCCGCCGGGTCGGCCGCGCACTCCTCGGCCAGGCGGCGGCGCATCAGGCCGCGCATCACGGCGCGGATCGCCGTGTCGGGCACCCAGGCCCGCTCGGCCGCCTCGATCATGCCGCCCACCAGCAGGGAGGACAGGCCGGACAGCGGCGCGGGGCCGGGTGGCGCCGGTTCGGCGGCAGCGGCGGCGGCGAATTCGACAGGTCGGGCGGCGATCGTCGGGTCCAAGACAGTTCTCCTCGTCGGTGCTGTCCTGGCCTTACGCGGCCTAGAGCGTTTTGGTTTCGGCGAGGGCCGCGGGGGCACGCGGCGGCCAGGGGATGAGCGCGCTGGTGGTGCGGATGTACTCCGCATAGCCGGGGCGCGTGCGGGCTGCCTGCGCCTCCGTCACCGGCAGGCCGGACAGCTTGAGCAGCAGGAAGGCCATGACCGCCGGTGGCAGCAGGGCCAGCCAGCCCCAGGCCGCGCCGAGGGCCAGCGGGACGTAGGCCGCCCAGTGCAGGCACTCGAAGAAGTAGTTGGGGTGGCGCGAGTAGCGCCACAGGCCGGCGCGGCACACCTGGCCGCGGTGGGCCGGGTCGCGCTTGAAGGCGGCGAGCTGGTGGTCCGCGACGGCCTCGCCGATCACGGCAACGATCCAGATCACGACCGCCAGCACCAGCAGCGCGGCGTGCGGCCGGTCCATCCGCCCCATGGCGACCAGGGGTCCGAGCGACAGCAGCATGGAGAACACCGTCTGCAGCAGGAAGAAGCCCAGCATCCACCCATTGGCCGGCGCGCCGTGCTCCTCGCGCAGGCGGGTGTAGCGCCCGTCCTCCGGCTGCCCCTGCCCGCGGCGGTGGATGTAGGTGCCCAGGCGCAGGCCCCAGACGGCCAGCATGGTGCCGGCGAGAAGGCGCGTGGCCAGGTCACCCGGGCTGGCCCAGGCGTAGAACACGCCGATGCCGCCCAGCGACCAGGCCCACCAGGCATCGATGATGCTGGCGTTGCCGGTGCGCAGCTGCGCCGCCCAGACGGCGGTGAAGAGGAGCGCGAGGGCGAGCCAGGCGAGGAGGAAGGCGTGGGGAGCGGTCACAAGGAGGTGGGTCGGCGGCTCAGCAATGGCTGAGCATCGCACGAACACACGCCAACGCCAAATCAGAACAGCCGTTGCAGACGGCGGCTGTCAGGCATCAAGCGAGTTCGACCTCGCAGTAGCTACCAGACTGCGGCGCGAAAGCCCGTCGGGACACAAACGCTCTTTTAAATTTGAACCTTGCGTCCGGCGTTGGCCTTCGACCAGTGCAGGATTTCGTAGCTTTGCCGGAGACCTGCGACGTAGAACGGATCCGTCTTCAGCAACGCCTCCAGTTGCTCCTTGGACTCCGCCTGCGCGATCCACAGGCCCCCTTTTGGCACCTGCGAAGGCTCGACGCGAAGAGAGCCGCCGATCGGGATGACCTCTCTGTTCTGCTCCAGCCAATCGATGTGGGCCTGCAGATTCGCCGCCCGGACTGCGCCGTGGTTGGGCTTATCCGTGAATATCACTGCGAACAGCATTCTCTCTCTCCTTGGAATGTGCGCCCGGAGCTCATTCCCGTCTCCATTTCTTGAAATGGAACACCAGCAGCACCAGCAGCCACGACCAGGGGATAACAGGGACGGCCATGAGCAGGTTCTCCATGGCGGTAGGCTCCCTGTCGAAGTCGTCGGCCGCCATCGCCACAAGGCCGGCCAGCACATGGCTCGCGGCCAGGAGGACAACACCAGGGATGAAGGCCCATCGGGACAGAAGCGCGCTTCTCAAGCTTGATCGCATGGCCATTCTCCAGGTACGGTCAACGGCGTTGGCAGCGCTACTTGCGCACAAAACAGGTCTGCTAGTTGTCACCTGCGGATGACGATGCAGGCGTGCCAACGACCTTGCCCGAGACACGGCCAGCCGTTCTTGCGGTTGCCTGTGCGGCATGCGTGACGCCGCGCGCCGTTGCGTTGGCTCCGCGTTCGACCCCACCGGCCGCCGCCTTGGCGCCGCGGTCAACGCCGCGGGCCGCTGCCTTGGCCCCATGCTCCACGCCCTTGGCCGCCGCCTTGACGCCGCGCACGACAGCGCCTTGCGTCCGTTCGACCACGCTGGACACACTGCCAGCGCCTGACGACTGGGCAGGCTCCGTTGAACCCGCGCCAGCAACACCCACCAGGAGGAGCATCGACGAAAACAATGTCGCAATCTTGAGAGCCGTACTCATGGAAGATCCCTTAGGTGGAGGTGTTGACTAAAACGATGCCAGCTCCGCGTCCGTGTCGATTGACCGGTTAGACCTCATGCCCGCCACCACTTATCCGTCGGAAGCTCGGAGTGTGCCTCCAGACGAAGCGGGCGGCAATGAGAATGGCGGTCACGATGAGAGCGGTGCCAGGTGAGGTCTAACGTCGGAGATGACCGGCGGACAGTAGGCGGGCAAAGGCACTCGATTGGACGTCCGTGTCGATCGACCTGTTCGACCGGACGCTCACCCGAGCGCCTCCCTTACCACCTCTGGATGGCGCTTGGCGATGCGTATCAGCGTTTGCGCTGCCCCGGAAGGAGAGCGCCGGCCTTGTTCCCACTCTTGGAGCGTGCGCTTGGAGATTCCCAGCGCATCCGCAAACTCAGTCTGCGACAGCCCCGAATTCTGACGAGCTTGCGCGACCTCGTTGGGTTCGACCCTCGTTACGCGAGCTGCCTGCTCGGCTTTCATTTCACGAACCGACTGCAACAGCTTAAATCCCAGCTCCTCGCCGGCGGACTTCTTGGCGGTGCGACTAGCCATTTTCAATCTCCTCACGAACTGCCTTGAGCAGATGACCAGGGATGGTGTCCCGAGCGGACTTGGCGTACACCAGCAGCAGCCAGATTTCTCCCGCAGCAAGCCGCCTGAAGTAGATGACCCGTACTCCGCCCTGCTTTCCCGAGCCTGCACGCGACCAACGTAGCTTGCGACAGCCGCCGCTGCCCGGAATCAAATCCCCAGCGTCGGGGTTGTTCGCCAGCCATTCGAAGAACTCCAGTCGCTCCTCTTCACTCCACAGTCTGTCCGCCTCAGCAACAAAGGTGGGAGTTTCAATGAGCGTGTACACTGCCGCGACTATACGTCAAAGACGGATAGCCAGCAAGGGCTGTTTGCGTAGGGTCTAACGTCGGAGTTGACCGGCACGCACCGGCAAGGCGCCGCGAGACGTATGCTCCCGCGCACGGCTTGCGGCGCCTTGCCGGTGCGTGTCCGTATCGAACGAACTGTTAGACCTCACATCGATTCGGACGCCGTTCTCACTTTCCATAGTCCCTCCAGGTAGCCGCTCTCCCGAGTTCGCGCGCGCGATCTAACGACTGAATATCCGGTCTGAGGACGCTCTCGGGATCACATCGCGCGAAGAACTCGTTCAAGAAGGCTGTCGCAGCTTCCGCGGCCCAAAGGGCGCACCCCGCTCCAAGACACTTCAATGGCCAGAACGGCGCGTCTGGCGTACATAGGGGATTCTCAGCAAACTTCCCGCGCAAGCGCTTCACCAATCGATGCGGTGGGTATTCGCCTGACTCTTCATGAGTTGTGAGTGGCTCCCATGTCGGTTCGTAGTGGACCAGCCAGTTTCTTAGGTCGACGACTAGCCGTGCGCTCTGATACGGCTCCTCTCCTTCGGTCAGAAGGGGCTCACCGGCCAAGGTCAGGCCAACCTGGTACTTCTGCAAGATCTGGAAAGACGCAGTCCTAGGAATTCCCAACCTCCAGAGTTTCTGAATGCGCGACCTTGCAGCTTCGTCGTGTCGCACGTCGATCTCGTCCGAAAATGTGAACCATTCGTTGATCGTTGCCTCAAGGGCGCACGCCGTTGCCAAAAGGCTGCTCGTGACGTGAGAACTGTGGAGTGTGGTGCGCACGAAGCTATTCGCGGGCGGGTCGTCTTCCAAACGCTTCGCCTGTTCCGCAAGAACGAATGCGTTCTTCAGATACCAATGGCCCATCGGGATCGCAAAGGCCGCAGACTTGAACTGCTCAAGTTTGGTCATGAGGTCTAACGTAGAGGTAAACGGCGACCAAGATCAGGAGCCGCGCAGCGGCAGACGCCCTTGGGCGTCCATGTTGACCACCTTGTTAGCGGGCTTCCAACCCGCTACGTAAAGACCAAGCATCGTTTGTGTGCCCTCCAACGTGATGGCGCTTCCCACTTGCAGCCGACCGTACTCTTCCGCCGTCATGCAAATCTCCAGGGAGCTCGGGGAAGGAAGCTGGGGCAGGAGACGATAGTCGCAGAAGCGTCGACTCGGGCTGTAGGCCTTCGATGCGATGACATCGACGGCCACGTTCCCGCCGAAAATTTGGGTAACGAGCGCGCCCATGCCGAATACCACACCTATCCAAGCTAGCCCCGAGAAAAGGGCGGGTAGGACGAGAACGGCAGCTGCCTTCTTGGCGCCTGACACGCCTTTCACGAAGAACCGGTGGCCTCTTGCGTTCGCCCACAGGGCCATTCCAAACGCGATCCCAGTCAAGACAAACGCCGACGTTGACCCGATTCGGTACCAATCTGAGTTCGGCGCGAAGTCGGCCCAGAATCCGTAACACACCAGAGCAAGACCTACAGTTCCGGAATGAACGGCGATACGCCTGAAGCGTGATGGTGCGCTGGTTCCGTAGTAGATGCTCAATAGAGACATGGTCTGACCTTGCCCGCTAACGTGAAGGTGACCGGCACGTTGCGGCAAGGGGCCGCACGGTGCACTGTTTCCAACGGCACTGTGCGGGCCCCTGCCGCAACGTGTCCGTGTCGACCGACCTGTTATGTCTCACCTCACGTTCTCGCACGATACTCCAGACTACCAGTAAGACGGGCAGGATTCCAGCCACCGGAGTGGGCCTGGGGGAAGCGAATGCATGAATACCCGGCCCCGGCCAGATAGCCTCCGTTGGGCTCCTCAGTCGATCTTAGGAAAGCAACTCGAAGTGTCAAGAGAATGAGAGCTTCGCCGGATACCATTGCGAGTGACAATAGGAGGGCTACCAATGGACCCACTGGGTTTGGCGAAGGACATATTTCGCCTTATCGGGCTAGCCTACTGGGGCCTGGCACTGGTGCTTGTCTGCGTCGCGCTCGTCAAGCCCAAACGTTGGGCGGCCAAGCTGGCCTGGGTCGCAGGCGTACTTTTGATCTTCACTTCCCCTCTGTTCCTTCACTGGCGCGACGTCGATGAGGTCAACACGGCGTTCAAGGATTCGTGCAAGAAGGTCCAATCGAACATCGAGCCCGTGGAAACCAACAGCTCCCAGTTCGTCGATATGGAAGTGGTCTATCTGGGTCGCAAGAGCCCGCCTTATGTGGACGCCTTCGTTCGCTACATGCTCGAGAGGAGGCTAGCGACGCTGGAGACCACATTCGATCCACAGTATTGGACGGGCTTGACGACCCGTCGAACGCGCTGGCCTCCCGAGCGTCCCACAGCGAGTGCTTCAAGTCCGAAGCACTGGGGCATTCAGCCCGGCGTGTTCGTTCGTTTGACGCTGCAGGATGTCGGGCATGAATCATGCGACGGCTTCGCCCGCTGGTCCAGAGAATATCCATCTCAGAAATGGCCCTGGATGCAGAAGCTCGGGCTGCGAGTGAATCATTGCATTGGTTATGAACTCGTCGACAACCTCCAGAGCCGGCACGGGATCTCCGTCGAAAGGACCATCGTCCAGCGCAATGGCAACAACGGCGCGCTCGAAATGCACAGCTACCGATTGCAGGAGCTCCCGTCGAACCGCACTCTCGGTATTGCAACGCTGGCGATCGGCTCCGCGTACGAGCACCGCGATGTGCTGTGCGACGGCAACGAGATCGCCAAGAAGATTGGTGAGGCGATCCAGTCCGCGCCGGATCCCCGATACGCGCGCCTGACAGAAGTCCAGGTCGATGAGAAGCCCTTTCCGGCTGCGAAGGTCCTGTCCGTAGAACAACTCCGCGCTCGAGGGATCAGTCTGGAACGACGGGCCATCTCGGACGACAGGAGCGTCTGGTTCGAGAGCCGCTATGAGCGCAAGGACTCCGGGGGGTCAACCAGCATCAGTCTTGTGGGCTACGAATTGATAAGCCTGCAAGAGGACCGGATGTACCGCATTCCCTTGCGCACCGAGCACGCGCCCCGAAATCAGCACCCCACGTCAGTGGGATCGAGTGAGCATGGAGTAATGATCTTCATCCGCTCTGGCTACGGCACGACTGATGGTGGAGTTCTTCTTGAGTTCACCCGGAAAGGTGAACCGATTCGAGAACAGGTCGTCAGCGCGGAGCAAATGCGTGAGCTGGGAGGCGGACGCTAGGCCCCCCTTCACCGTCGCTCTGGTCGTCCAGGATCCGAACTGCCCGCGGCCATCCGGATCAACTCTGAGAAGAGCGGGGACAATGTGGACATAACGTCGGAGTTAACCCGCGCGCGCATTTTGCGCGTCGGCGTTGGACGACTTGTTAGATGCGGCGTTCGCCTTGCGCCGCTGGCGCCAGCCCATGATGCCAACCGGAACGAGGACGAGAATTCCCGGTAAGACGGCATCAGATATGGCCTGACTCTTCACCCGGCTTCGGTCGAAGTCGGAGAGTCGATCAAGCCCCTTAGCGCCCGCAATAGCCTGAAGCGTGACCGCCAGGTAGAAGGCGGTCACGCAAACTACCACCAGCGCACCAATAACTCGACGAGGCAGCAACTCCCGTTTAGCAAAGCGATTCACGCCGGCAGCAATCAGCGACCCTGCGAAGTACGCGAAGGTGTTTATGAAGAGGAGCGCAACGGTCATGCTTTGTTGAGGAGTGTCGTTCATTGGAAGCGTCTAACGTCGGAGTTGACCGGCGACCAAAGAACAGGAGCCGAAAGGCGGACGCCCTTGGGCGTCCGTATCGAATGATGGGATGGACTCCTCTCGTTTTTCGCGCCAGATTGGCGCACTGGTCTTCATTGGCGTGGGGATCAGGTCTTCAACGAAAGGAGTCCGACATGAATGCTACAACCGTTGCCGTTGATCTTGCAAAGTCCGTCTTCCAGGTTGCTGAGGCTGATGCGCAAGGCCGCATCACCAACTCGCACCGGCTCACGCGTACGCAGTTCGAGCGGTTCTTCGCCAACCGCCAGGTCGACCGGGTCGTCATGGAGGCATGCGGCTCGGCGCATCACTGGGCGCGCAGCTTGACCGGTCGGGGCCTGCCGGTGCGGCTGTTGCCGCCGGCACACGTGCGGCGGTACTGCCTGCGCAACAAGACTGACGCGGCCGACTGCGCGGCGCTGCTCGAAGCGCACCGCAATCCCAAGATCCGGGACGTGCGCATCAAGTCCGTCGAGCAGCAAGCCCTGTAGGCCCTGCACCGCACGCGCACCCAGTGGATGGCCACGCGCGTGCAGCGCATCAACGCCCTGCGCGGGTTCTGCCGCGAGTTCGGCCTTGCCGTGACGGTCGGCGCCAGAGCTGGCCTGCACGCGATCTCGCGCCTGGTGGCCGACCCCGCCTCGGCACTGCCCTCCATTCTTCGGCCGGCCATGTCGATGCTGCTGGAGGAGCTCACGCAACTGCACCAACGCATCGCGCAGCTCGAGCGCGAGCTCGCGCAGATCGCGCGCCACAGCCCCGCTTGCCAGCTGCTGCTGTCGATTCCCGGCGTAGGGCTGCTGACCGCCACCGCTCTTGTGGCAGCCATCGGCACTGATGTCGGCCACTTCCGCAATGGGCGCCAGCTGGCCGCGTGGCTTGGCTTGACGCCTAGGGAGCACAGCTCGGGACAGACCCGCCGGCTGGGTGCGATCACGCGTGCGGGCGACCGCTACCTGCGCACCCTGCTCACGCACGGCGCGCGCAGCGTTCTGCAGGCGGCTTCGCGCGCGCAAAGCGCCGGTCGCACCTGCACCGGCTTGCGTGCCTGGGGGCTCGCGGTGCGCCAGCGCACCAACCAGAACAAGGCCACCTGTGCGCTGGCTAACAAGCTGGCGCGCATCTGCTTTGCGACGCTGCGCTCGGGGCAGCCGTTCGACGAGCGTCGAGCCTGCAAGACAGCCGACTGACGCTCCTTCTGACCTCTTCTCGCTTGCCAAGGACTGATTGCCCCTCATGGCCAACAGGGACGAACCCCAGGATGTGTTGACGCCGATAACACGTCCGGCTGCTCGCAAGCCGCTCGATCGTTTGGCGCTGCCTCCTACCACGCGGAACCCATGACGGCACGGGCTCACGCAGCCCACACACGATGCCGGATATACGACCGCAGGCGTTTCCTTCGAAGCCAACAACAGTGATCAGGCCTTGTCGTTGGAGAGGAGTCCATATACGACCTGTTAGACGTGTCGGCCATTGCGCTTCACCTCGTCGTAGGAAGCGATCTCCTTCCAGTAATGGTGTCCGTGTCTCATGTCCTGCTTCACGGCGTAGAAGAGCCGCTCGTACGGCTCTCCGCGATTTGCAAAGTGGCAGAAGATGTGCGGAAGGTAGTAATACTCATCGCCTCTTACGTTCATCGATTCAATGAAGTCGTACGGAATTTCTCCGGTGAGCATCGTGGTGAACTCGCTCTTCTCGCCCTTAGCATAGTCGGCGAGCCGCGGTCCTTGGGGCGTGTCAATCATCCCGTGCCACCCGAGACCAACGATGATGCCCTTGTGGTAGGTATCCAGGAGACCTACCTTGAACCAAGGCGAAATGCCGGGCCGTTCCTTCGCGTTCGGGTAATCGTCGAGTCGATTCACGTGACGGATGATCACGTCTTTCCGGAGATCTTCGGCGCGGCAGCGGTCGATCTCCTCGCGGAATTGCACACGAAGCGCCTCGTGATGGCGAACTCGTTCCGACGGAGTACGTTCAACCCCCTCGGTCTTGAACAAGCGCCCTTCATACCGGCGATAAATCTCCGTAACCGCGAACACCGCGCCGGCGGAAGCCAAGTAGGGTTCGTAAGGACCTTTCGGCTCACGCAGCCAAAGAGCAACAAGGACCAAGGTGGCCAACCCGGCGAGAAGCTCGATCGCGACGACTACGTGCGTACGGATTGGAAGGCGCTGCATCGTCTAACGTGATGTAGCGGTCAAAGCTGACCGATAACATGGCTGCCAATTCACCTGCCGTTCCCTCCCCGCTTGTCTAAGTGCTTGTTCTAGCACAGCAAACCGTCGTGGTCATCCTCTTTCCGCAAAAGACGGCCGCCGGTTACCCAGCAAAACCGACCGATAACATCGGTGCTGTCCATGTATCAGGACTGCGCACAAAGCCGAATCACCAGAGTCGGCGCGGGTTTGCCAGCTGCCGCCCTCGGGCCGCGGCGTTATCAGCCACGACAAAGGCAGCAAGCGTGCCGCCAGCGCCACACGACTGGCGGCGGGTACTCCCTACTCCACCCGCTCCACCCCCAGCGGCTTGAACCCCAGGTCCGCCACCTTCCCCTTGCGCCCGCGGCCCTGCCTGGCATTGTTCAAGCTGCGGATCTCCAGCGTCTCTTCGCGCTCCTTCCCTGTCCGCCCCACCCCGCTGATCTTCACGCTGCGCGTGTAGGCTGCGGCGCCGGCCAGCGTGTCCTTGGGCTCCAGGTCGATCAGCATCAGGCCGCGGCCACCGGCGGCCTGCGCCTTCAGTTCGCCGATTTCAAAGGTCAGGATGCGCCCGGCCGTCGAGGCGCAGGCCACGTGCGTGGCCGGCGCGTACAGGCCCGCGACGGGCTGGCCGCCCGGCGGCGCCACGTTGGCCGGCGACGGCCGGCAGATCATCTCGCCGGCCGCGCAGTTGATGAAGGCCTTGCCGCCGCGCTGGCGCGACATCATGTTCTCCACCGTCGCCAGGAAGCCATAGCCGCCCGAGTTGGACAGCAGCAGCCAGGCGCCCGCGCTGCCCGCGAAGTAGTGGACGATCTGGGTGCCGGACTCCAGGTCGATGTAGCTGGTGACCGGCTGGCCGTCGCCCCGGGCGCCGGGCAGCGTGGCGACTGGGATGGAGTAGATGCGCCCGTTGCTGCCGAAGGCCAGCAGCGCATCCACGGTGCGGCACTCGAAGGTGCCGTACAGGCCGTCGCCGGCCTTGAAGGCGAAGCTGGCGGCCTCGTGGCCGTGGCCCTGGCGCGCGCGCACCCAGCCTTTCTGCGAGACCACCACCGTGACCGGCTCGTCGATCACCCTGACCTCGGCCACGGCGCGCTTCTCGGCCTGGATCAGCGTGCGGCGCGCATCGGCGAACGTCTTGGCGTCGGATTCGATCTCCTTGACCATCAGCCGGCGCAGCGCGGCCGGGCTGCCCAGGATCTCCTCCAGCTTCTTCTGCTCCTCGCGCAGCTCCTTGAGCTCCTGCTCGATCTTGATGGCCTCCAGCCGCGCCAGCTGGCGCAGGCGGATCTCCAGGATGTCCTCGGCCTGGCGCTCGG is from Ramlibacter tataouinensis TTB310 and encodes:
- a CDS encoding GNAT family N-acetyltransferase, with amino-acid sequence MKLSVIRPHELDAPAQARWRDLQLSNQALASPYFCPEFTRAVGSVRPDIRILVMEQGAGPAVGFFPFQLGPYGLGEPAGRPFSDHHGVIAAPGTRWDWGELLRAAGLVFWRFDHLCAAQAPAIPGVRRVPSPALDLSQGFQAYKRRRLQAGVRRIGELDRGACKLARAVGPLRFELHSSSRAVFDTVLRLKSQQYRRTGARDVLAMPWARAMLEDIWRLDTPGFGGRLSALWAGDQLVSASLGMCSARVWHWWLPAYDTAHARHSPGLQLLMRVAEGVAAQGHALLDLGKGDEAYKSTFADHELPLAEGCLAGPAPLATLLRAGQAAHHWLRESPLRPLVRRLRGRPPLAPDTQPGA
- a CDS encoding RidA family protein; translation: MSIADKLKQLNITLPPVATPAAAYVPFVRTGNLVFISGHIARKDGKPWVGQLGKTMGTEEGKAAARAIAVDLMGTLAAAVGDLDKVRRIVKLMSLVNSTPDFTEQHLVTNGASELFGQVFGDKGAHARSAFGVAQIPMGACVEIELIAEVG
- a CDS encoding SAM-dependent methyltransferase — its product is MDPTIAARPVEFAAAAAAEPAPPGPAPLSGLSSLLVGGMIEAAERAWVPDTAIRAVMRGLMRRRLAEECAADPAARSARFTRLVEELRASPIARDTQAANAQHYEVPSEFFRLHLGPRLKYSSAYFATGGETLAEAEEAMLELYAQRAGLGDGQRILDLGCGWGSLSLWLAERFPYSQIVGLSNSHGQRGFIEARAAQRGLTNLRIVTADVAQAQFPLRGVHAGFDRVVSVEMFEHMKNYRHLFQRVASWMAPQGQMLVHVFAHPTLAYHFESRDASDWMARHFFTGGLMPSSDLFLHFQEDLCLRQRWWIGGQHYERTANAWLAGMDREREAILAVFRRAYGADQAERWFQRWRMFYMAVAELFGFEGGRQWGVAHYLFDKRG
- a CDS encoding DUF1295 domain-containing protein, yielding MFVRCSAIAEPPTHLLVTAPHAFLLAWLALALLFTAVWAAQLRTGNASIIDAWWAWSLGGIGVFYAWASPGDLATRLLAGTMLAVWGLRLGTYIHRRGQGQPEDGRYTRLREEHGAPANGWMLGFFLLQTVFSMLLSLGPLVAMGRMDRPHAALLVLAVVIWIVAVIGEAVADHQLAAFKRDPAHRGQVCRAGLWRYSRHPNYFFECLHWAAYVPLALGAAWGWLALLPPAVMAFLLLKLSGLPVTEAQAARTRPGYAEYIRTTSALIPWPPRAPAALAETKTL
- a CDS encoding YciI family protein gives rise to the protein MLFAVIFTDKPNHGAVRAANLQAHIDWLEQNREVIPIGGSLRVEPSQVPKGGLWIAQAESKEQLEALLKTDPFYVAGLRQSYEILHWSKANAGRKVQI
- a CDS encoding helix-turn-helix domain-containing protein translates to MASRTAKKSAGEELGFKLLQSVREMKAEQAARVTRVEPNEVAQARQNSGLSQTEFADALGISKRTLQEWEQGRRSPSGAAQTLIRIAKRHPEVVREALG
- a CDS encoding transcriptional regulator, coding for MYTLIETPTFVAEADRLWSEEERLEFFEWLANNPDAGDLIPGSGGCRKLRWSRAGSGKQGGVRVIYFRRLAAGEIWLLLVYAKSARDTIPGHLLKAVREEIENG